Proteins encoded together in one Prevotella scopos JCM 17725 window:
- a CDS encoding HAD family hydrolase, which translates to MSSQSQQNILSTGETGRNPKVVLFDMDGVLYDSMPNHGVAWQRAMKEFGIHFTVEDSYATEGARGVDTIRKYAKEQLGKDLTEEEAQRIYDVKAHYFHKMPEAKVFDGVVALMKKIKASGLKIGIVTGSAQLPLIERVTRDFGDFVSADQITTAYDVKRGKPNPDPYLMGLQKAGNYLPSEGIVVENAPLGVHAGAAAGCYTVAINSGPLADSVLLNEGANILFPTIREFADNWEHVLDSLEKR; encoded by the coding sequence ATGTCGTCCCAATCTCAGCAAAACATCCTCTCAACAGGGGAGACTGGGAGAAATCCTAAAGTAGTCCTTTTTGATATGGATGGTGTCCTTTATGATTCAATGCCAAATCATGGTGTTGCGTGGCAACGTGCGATGAAGGAGTTTGGCATTCATTTTACGGTTGAAGACTCTTACGCAACTGAGGGCGCACGAGGTGTTGATACGATCCGTAAGTATGCCAAGGAGCAACTTGGTAAGGACCTAACCGAGGAAGAGGCGCAACGGATATATGATGTGAAGGCGCATTACTTCCACAAGATGCCTGAAGCTAAGGTGTTTGATGGGGTAGTCGCCCTTATGAAGAAGATTAAGGCGAGCGGATTGAAGATTGGTATTGTGACAGGTAGTGCACAACTTCCGTTGATAGAGCGTGTCACTCGGGATTTTGGTGACTTTGTCTCCGCCGATCAAATTACGACTGCCTACGATGTGAAACGGGGTAAACCTAATCCTGATCCTTATTTGATGGGGTTACAAAAGGCTGGAAATTACTTGCCTTCAGAAGGTATTGTTGTTGAAAATGCACCGCTTGGCGTACATGCAGGGGCTGCTGCAGGTTGCTATACAGTGGCTATCAATAGTGGCCCATTAGCCGACTCAGTACTTTTGAATGAAGGTGCAAATATCTTATTCCCAACAATCAGAGAGTTTGCAGATAACTGGGAGCATGTCTTGGATAGTCTTGAAAAACGTTGA
- the yajC gene encoding preprotein translocase subunit YajC gives MNTTLILAAQAASQGSSMPMIIMMVAIFAIMWFFMIRPQQKRQKEIRAFQNALSAGDSVVTGGGIYGIVKHIDITTNKVDVEIARGVVITVDKNYVFANVQASQQGQNK, from the coding sequence ATGAATACAACATTAATCCTCGCAGCACAGGCTGCAAGTCAAGGCAGTTCAATGCCTATGATTATCATGATGGTGGCAATTTTTGCCATCATGTGGTTCTTTATGATTCGTCCACAACAGAAGAGACAGAAGGAAATTCGTGCTTTTCAGAATGCCCTTTCAGCAGGTGATTCAGTTGTAACTGGTGGTGGTATCTATGGAATTGTTAAGCACATTGACATAACAACCAATAAGGTTGATGTTGAGATAGCACGTGGCGTTGTTATCACTGTTGATAAAAACTACGTATTTGCAAATGTACAGGCTTCTCAGCAGGGACAGAATAAGTAG
- the frr gene encoding ribosome recycling factor — protein MLDVKQTLNDASERMEMATMYLNDELQRIRAGRANVAILDGVRVDSYGSKVPLNQVATVMVPDARTIAIKPWDKKAIKDIEKAIMDSDVGITPENNGELIRLNLPQPTEERRRDLVKQCNKIGERTKVEIRNVRSDIKEKLKKAIKDGLSEDNEKDAEESLQKIHDKFIKQVESLLEEKQKEIMTV, from the coding sequence ATGTTAGACGTTAAGCAGACATTAAATGATGCCAGCGAGCGCATGGAAATGGCAACGATGTATCTCAATGATGAGTTGCAGCGCATCCGTGCTGGCCGTGCAAACGTAGCCATTCTCGATGGTGTACGAGTAGATTCTTACGGTTCAAAGGTTCCTTTGAATCAAGTTGCCACAGTCATGGTGCCTGACGCCCGTACCATTGCTATCAAGCCATGGGATAAGAAAGCTATCAAAGATATTGAGAAGGCTATCATGGATTCTGATGTTGGTATCACACCAGAGAACAATGGTGAGCTGATTCGTCTGAACTTGCCTCAACCAACTGAGGAACGTCGTCGAGACTTGGTAAAGCAGTGTAACAAGATTGGCGAGCGTACAAAGGTTGAGATTCGCAATGTTCGTTCTGACATCAAGGAAAAACTAAAGAAAGCAATCAAGGATGGTCTTTCTGAAGACAATGAGAAGGATGCAGAAGAGAGCTTGCAGAAGATTCACGACAAATTTATCAAACAGGTCGAATCATTGCTCGAAGAGAAGCAGAAAGAGATTATGACCGTTTAG
- the pth gene encoding aminoacyl-tRNA hydrolase, protein MDKYLICGLGNPGYEYEGTRHNTGFMVLDAFAKASNIVFEDKRYGFVAETMVKGRKIILLKPTTFMNLSGNAVRYWLNKENIDQSRLLVISDDVALPLGAFRLKGNGSNGGHNGLGHIQQLIGQNYARLRMGVGNDYPRGGQVDWVLGRYSDEEMKELQPAIDLGVDIIKSFALAGLDITMNQFNKLGKK, encoded by the coding sequence TTGGACAAGTATTTGATTTGTGGATTGGGTAACCCTGGCTATGAATACGAGGGAACCAGACACAATACAGGATTTATGGTATTGGACGCTTTCGCTAAAGCGTCCAATATTGTTTTTGAGGATAAGCGTTATGGCTTCGTTGCAGAGACAATGGTCAAGGGCCGCAAGATTATTCTTCTGAAGCCTACGACATTCATGAATCTATCAGGAAATGCCGTGCGTTACTGGCTTAATAAGGAGAATATTGACCAAAGCCGACTCTTGGTTATCTCTGATGATGTTGCCCTACCATTAGGTGCTTTCCGCTTGAAAGGAAATGGATCAAATGGTGGTCACAACGGACTTGGCCATATCCAGCAACTCATCGGACAGAACTATGCCCGTCTACGTATGGGTGTTGGCAATGACTATCCACGTGGTGGACAAGTCGACTGGGTACTGGGTCGCTACTCTGACGAGGAGATGAAAGAACTTCAGCCAGCTATCGACTTAGGCGTAGACATCATCAAGAGCTTTGCCCTTGCTGGTCTCGACATCACAATGAACCAGTTTAACAAACTCGGAAAGAAGTAA
- a CDS encoding lysylphosphatidylglycerol synthase transmembrane domain-containing protein, with the protein MTTKKVFNNTVKIALPLLLGSAILYWMYRGFDFSSIKYVLLHDMNWTWMILSLPFGILAQTFRGWRWKQSLEPIGEHPRSSVCVNSIFLSYAVSLLIPRIGEFARCGVLNRYDKVPFPKALGTVVTERAVDTLIVLLISATAFLMQIPVFTNFFSKTGTRLNDIFGMFSPTGWLVTAICGVASIILIYYMLRHLSLYKKVKEMLGGIWQGICSLREVKNIPLFIFYSLAIWGSYFLHYYLTFFCFDATAHLGLSCALVSFVVGSVAVIVPTPNGAGPWHFAVKTMLILYGVADNQALYFVLIVHTIQTLLVILLGVYAWIALSFTKTPVTLGGPKELTRPAE; encoded by the coding sequence ATGACGACGAAGAAGGTGTTCAACAATACGGTGAAGATTGCATTGCCGTTGCTACTTGGAAGTGCAATCCTTTATTGGATGTATAGGGGATTCGACTTCTCTAGTATTAAGTATGTTCTTTTACATGACATGAACTGGACCTGGATGATTCTCTCTCTCCCTTTTGGCATATTGGCACAGACTTTTCGTGGGTGGAGGTGGAAGCAGAGTCTAGAGCCTATCGGTGAGCATCCTCGCTCGTCGGTTTGTGTGAACTCTATCTTTCTTTCATATGCTGTTAGCTTGCTTATCCCACGCATTGGTGAGTTTGCACGTTGTGGAGTATTGAATAGATACGATAAAGTTCCCTTCCCGAAAGCTCTTGGTACGGTGGTGACTGAGCGTGCAGTAGATACGCTTATCGTACTACTGATTAGTGCTACCGCCTTTCTGATGCAGATACCAGTGTTTACCAATTTCTTTTCAAAGACAGGTACACGGCTTAATGATATCTTTGGGATGTTTTCACCAACAGGTTGGCTTGTTACAGCTATCTGTGGTGTGGCGTCTATCATTCTTATCTACTATATGCTACGTCACTTGTCTCTCTACAAGAAAGTGAAAGAGATGCTGGGGGGTATATGGCAGGGAATATGTTCCTTACGTGAGGTAAAGAATATCCCCTTGTTTATCTTCTATAGTTTAGCGATATGGGGAAGTTATTTCCTACATTATTATTTGACATTCTTTTGCTTTGATGCAACAGCACATCTCGGTCTTTCATGTGCGCTTGTGAGCTTTGTTGTTGGTTCTGTGGCTGTCATCGTACCAACACCTAATGGGGCAGGACCATGGCACTTTGCAGTCAAGACAATGCTGATACTTTATGGGGTGGCAGACAATCAGGCACTCTATTTTGTGCTAATTGTGCATACTATTCAAACCTTGCTGGTCATCCTCTTAGGTGTTTATGCATGGATAGCACTGAGCTTTACGAAGACACCAGTGACGTTGGGTGGACCTAAGGAACTTACCCGCCCTGCAGAGTAA
- the rsgA gene encoding ribosome small subunit-dependent GTPase A, protein MRGLVIKNTGSWYTVKTEEGKMIDCKIKGNFRLKGIRSTNPVAVGDHVVITPNQEGTAFITEIEDRSNYIIRKSPNLSKQSHILAANIDQAFLIVTTNYPETSTTFIDRFLASAEAYRIPVTLVFNKHDLLDEDELRYQHAVMRLYESINYQCVEIQASAEHDNDYSVEKLKPLLAGKVTLLSGNSGVGKSTIINALLPHVNLRTAEISDAHNTGMHTTTFSEMLELPMGGYLIDTPGIKGFGTFDIEREELTSYFREIFKFSKDCRFSNCTHTHEPGCAVRKAVEEHYIAESRYNSYLSMLEDKEENKYREAF, encoded by the coding sequence ATGCGCGGCTTAGTAATAAAGAACACAGGTAGCTGGTACACGGTAAAGACCGAGGAAGGCAAGATGATAGACTGCAAGATTAAGGGAAATTTCCGTCTGAAAGGAATACGCTCTACTAATCCTGTGGCAGTTGGTGATCATGTCGTTATCACGCCTAATCAGGAAGGGACAGCTTTTATCACAGAGATAGAAGACCGCAGCAATTACATTATCCGAAAGTCGCCTAACCTCTCTAAGCAGAGCCATATCCTCGCTGCTAACATTGACCAAGCGTTCTTGATTGTTACGACAAACTATCCCGAGACCTCCACAACATTCATCGATCGTTTCCTTGCCTCTGCCGAAGCTTACCGCATCCCGGTGACACTCGTTTTCAATAAGCACGACTTGCTTGATGAGGACGAACTACGTTATCAGCATGCCGTAATGCGCCTCTATGAATCAATCAACTATCAGTGCGTAGAGATACAGGCGAGTGCAGAGCATGATAATGATTACAGCGTAGAGAAGCTAAAGCCATTGCTAGCAGGAAAGGTAACCCTTCTGAGCGGTAATAGTGGTGTTGGGAAATCGACGATTATCAATGCTCTTCTGCCCCATGTAAACCTCCGCACAGCAGAGATTTCCGATGCACATAATACGGGAATGCACACAACAACATTCAGTGAGATGCTGGAATTGCCAATGGGCGGATATCTCATTGACACACCGGGCATTAAAGGTTTCGGAACCTTTGATATAGAACGAGAAGAACTAACAAGCTACTTCCGTGAGATATTCAAGTTTTCAAAAGATTGTAGATTCTCAAATTGTACGCACACGCATGAACCTGGTTGTGCTGTAAGAAAGGCTGTTGAAGAACATTATATCGCTGAAAGTCGATATAATAGTTACCTATCTATGCTCGAGGATAAGGAAGAAAATAAATATCGTGAGGCCTTTTAG
- a CDS encoding aminoacyl-histidine dipeptidase, producing MSEIRNLMPEGLWRNFDDLTQVPRPSGLPEKVQKFLLDFAARVGVESYVDAGGNVVMRKPATPGYEDRKTVLLQAHMDMVPQKAPDSNHNFETDPIVTHIVDGWVYANNTTLGADDGIGVAAIMAIMEDKSLKHGVVEAIITRDEETGMYGVNEMPSGELHSDILMNLDSETWGKFVIGSAGGVDITSTIEYKEVQNDETAAVKVTLKGLRGGHSGLEINEGRANANKEMVRFVRNAVTQLGARLASWEGGNMRNAIPFKAEVVLSLPRENVAALKEMVARQKALVEDEFKGIEPNVEFFVEDVEKPVSLVPVDIQDNLIDAIYACHNGVLRMIPSYPNVVETSSNLAIIHIEPTKASIMILARSSREDMRDYISTQLESCFNMAGMKTVFSGQYGGWDPNPDSEILNLLKKVYKEQNGVEGIVQVDHAGLECSVILGKYPGMDVVSLGPTLRSPHTAKERLEIATVEPFWKLLVQTLEEIPVK from the coding sequence ATGAGTGAAATCAGAAATCTTATGCCAGAAGGCCTTTGGAGAAACTTTGATGATCTGACACAGGTCCCACGTCCTTCTGGATTACCAGAGAAAGTACAAAAATTCTTGTTAGACTTTGCTGCAAGAGTTGGTGTTGAATCCTACGTAGATGCTGGAGGCAATGTAGTAATGCGTAAGCCTGCTACACCGGGTTATGAAGACCGCAAGACGGTTCTGTTGCAGGCTCACATGGACATGGTTCCACAGAAGGCTCCAGATAGTAATCATAACTTTGAGACCGATCCAATCGTAACCCATATCGTGGATGGATGGGTATATGCAAATAACACTACACTTGGTGCTGACGATGGTATCGGCGTTGCTGCTATTATGGCTATTATGGAAGATAAGTCATTGAAGCATGGTGTTGTTGAGGCTATCATCACTCGTGATGAGGAAACGGGTATGTATGGCGTTAACGAAATGCCAAGTGGTGAGTTACACAGTGACATCCTTATGAATCTCGACTCAGAGACATGGGGCAAGTTTGTGATTGGTTCTGCAGGTGGTGTTGACATTACTTCAACCATAGAATATAAGGAAGTTCAGAATGATGAGACTGCTGCTGTTAAGGTAACCTTGAAGGGTTTACGTGGTGGTCACTCTGGCCTTGAAATCAATGAAGGACGTGCCAATGCAAATAAGGAGATGGTTCGCTTCGTTCGTAATGCCGTTACTCAACTCGGTGCACGCTTAGCTTCTTGGGAAGGTGGTAATATGCGTAATGCTATCCCATTCAAGGCAGAGGTTGTCTTGTCTTTGCCACGGGAGAATGTTGCTGCTTTGAAGGAAATGGTTGCTCGTCAGAAGGCACTCGTAGAAGATGAATTCAAGGGTATTGAACCAAATGTTGAGTTCTTCGTAGAGGATGTAGAGAAGCCTGTAAGTCTTGTTCCTGTAGATATCCAGGACAATCTTATTGACGCCATCTATGCTTGCCACAATGGAGTTTTGCGTATGATTCCATCTTATCCAAATGTTGTTGAGACTTCGTCAAACCTTGCAATTATTCATATTGAGCCAACCAAGGCTTCTATTATGATTCTTGCTCGCTCAAGTCGTGAGGACATGAGAGATTATATCTCTACTCAGTTGGAGAGCTGCTTCAATATGGCTGGTATGAAGACAGTCTTCAGTGGTCAATATGGTGGTTGGGATCCAAACCCAGACAGTGAAATCCTTAACCTCTTGAAGAAGGTTTATAAGGAGCAGAATGGTGTAGAAGGTATTGTGCAGGTTGACCACGCTGGTCTTGAATGTTCAGTCATCCTCGGTAAGTATCCAGGTATGGACGTTGTTAGTCTTGGTCCAACTCTCCGCAGTCCACATACAGCAAAAGAGCGTCTTGAGATAGCAACTGTTGAGCCATTTTGGAAACTTCTTGTTCAGACTTTAGAGGAGATTCCTGTAAAGTAA
- a CDS encoding RNA-binding S4 domain-containing protein encodes MNDIARIDKWLWAARIYKTRSIAADACKNGRVTIKGINVKPSHTIKAGEVVSVKKSPITYSFKVLKPIEQRVGAKLIPEVYENVTDAKQYELLEMSRISGFVDRARGTGRPTKKDRRQMDAFVDPALFGFDEDEDEDNTF; translated from the coding sequence ATGAACGATATTGCAAGAATTGACAAATGGCTATGGGCTGCCCGCATCTATAAGACCCGCTCCATTGCTGCAGACGCCTGCAAGAATGGTCGTGTCACAATAAAAGGTATCAACGTAAAGCCTTCTCACACCATCAAGGCGGGCGAAGTGGTGAGTGTTAAGAAATCACCTATCACCTATTCGTTCAAGGTTCTCAAACCGATTGAACAGCGTGTTGGTGCAAAACTCATCCCTGAAGTCTATGAGAATGTGACTGATGCTAAGCAGTATGAACTCTTAGAGATGAGCCGCATTAGTGGATTCGTTGACAGAGCACGTGGTACAGGACGCCCAACCAAGAAGGATCGCCGTCAGATGGATGCCTTTGTCGATCCTGCTCTATTTGGTTTTGATGAGGATGAGGACGAGGACAACACATTTTAA
- the nusB gene encoding transcription antitermination factor NusB, with product MINRELIRIKIVQLTYAYYQNGNRNMDNAEKELLFSLAKAYDLYNYLLALIVSITQEERHRVEIAATRATREGTEAPSSRFVNNKFAVQLEENKQLNLFMESQKRRWEDDMEAVRKLCDQIEQSTIYQEYMNSDDDSYEADREVWRKIYRTLIQENPDLDAVLEEKSLYWNDDKEVVDTFVIKTIKRFEPANGADQELLPEYRDEEDRDFALKLFRSTILNADDYQRYMSESSRNWDFSRLAYMDVVIMQIAIAEMLTFPNIPVTVTINEYVDLAKLYSTPRSGGYINGMLDTIARHLIQTGKMMKTMPEPRPHRARNERQDIRAPRREGRRPTIAQTSAQRVAYRQQQESDQRRENAE from the coding sequence ATGATCAATAGGGAATTAATAAGAATTAAGATAGTCCAGTTAACCTATGCATACTATCAGAACGGTAACCGGAATATGGACAATGCTGAAAAGGAACTACTCTTCAGCTTGGCGAAAGCGTATGATCTTTACAATTACCTCTTGGCCTTAATCGTCTCAATCACGCAAGAGGAGCGCCATCGTGTGGAGATTGCTGCTACTCGTGCTACTCGTGAGGGGACAGAGGCTCCCTCAAGTCGTTTTGTAAACAATAAATTCGCCGTTCAGTTGGAAGAAAATAAGCAGCTTAATCTTTTCATGGAGTCGCAGAAGCGTCGCTGGGAAGATGATATGGAGGCTGTACGTAAACTCTGTGACCAGATAGAGCAGAGTACCATCTACCAAGAGTACATGAATAGCGATGATGATTCATACGAGGCAGACCGTGAGGTGTGGCGTAAGATATATCGTACACTCATACAGGAAAACCCAGACTTGGATGCAGTGTTAGAGGAGAAGAGCCTTTATTGGAATGATGATAAGGAGGTTGTTGATACCTTTGTCATCAAAACGATTAAACGCTTTGAGCCTGCCAATGGAGCTGATCAGGAACTGCTTCCTGAATATCGTGACGAAGAGGATCGTGACTTTGCACTGAAACTCTTCCGTTCAACTATCCTCAATGCTGATGACTATCAGCGTTACATGAGCGAGTCAAGTCGTAACTGGGATTTCTCTCGTTTGGCTTATATGGATGTTGTCATCATGCAGATTGCAATCGCAGAGATGCTAACGTTCCCAAATATTCCAGTGACAGTTACAATCAACGAGTATGTTGACTTGGCCAAGTTATACAGTACACCACGGAGTGGTGGCTATATCAATGGTATGCTTGATACGATTGCTCGTCATCTTATACAGACGGGTAAGATGATGAAGACAATGCCAGAACCTCGTCCACATCGTGCTCGTAATGAGCGTCAGGATATTAGAGCACCTCGTCGTGAGGGGCGTCGCCCAACAATTGCACAGACCTCTGCTCAACGTGTTGCCTATCGTCAGCAGCAAGAATCTGATCAAAGAAGAGAGAACGCTGAATAA
- the rsmA gene encoding 16S rRNA (adenine(1518)-N(6)/adenine(1519)-N(6))-dimethyltransferase RsmA: MKLVKPKKNLGQHFLTDLSIARRIADTVDACPDIPILEIGPGMGVLTQYLVEKPREVKAVEIDSESVAFLYEKFPKLRENILGQDFLRMDLNEVFDGRQFVLTGNYPYDISSQIFFKMLEYKDLIPCCTGMIQREVAQRMAAGPGSKTYGILSVLMQAWYNVEYLFTVDENVFNPPPKVKSAVIRMTRNEVTDIGCDQVLFKRVVKTVFNQRRKMLRVSLRQIFNAVKPTDGFYEQDIMTKRPEQLSIAQFVELTNMVEEQLKIIGQ; the protein is encoded by the coding sequence ATGAAATTAGTCAAGCCAAAGAAGAATTTGGGGCAGCACTTCCTTACCGACTTAAGCATTGCTCGCCGGATTGCTGACACCGTTGATGCCTGTCCTGATATCCCTATTTTAGAGATTGGACCGGGTATGGGTGTCCTTACTCAATATCTTGTTGAGAAGCCACGTGAAGTGAAAGCTGTAGAGATAGACTCGGAAAGTGTTGCTTTCCTCTACGAGAAATTCCCTAAGTTACGTGAGAATATTCTTGGACAAGACTTCCTCCGCATGGATTTAAATGAAGTCTTTGATGGTAGACAGTTTGTGTTGACAGGCAACTATCCTTACGACATCTCGTCTCAAATTTTCTTTAAGATGCTTGAGTATAAAGACCTTATCCCTTGCTGTACGGGTATGATACAACGTGAGGTTGCACAGCGTATGGCTGCAGGACCTGGCTCAAAGACGTATGGTATCTTATCCGTCTTGATGCAAGCGTGGTATAATGTGGAATATCTCTTTACCGTAGATGAGAATGTCTTCAACCCTCCTCCAAAGGTTAAGAGTGCCGTTATCCGTATGACACGCAACGAAGTGACGGACATTGGCTGTGATCAGGTACTCTTTAAACGTGTGGTGAAGACTGTGTTCAACCAGCGTCGTAAGATGTTACGGGTGAGCTTACGACAGATATTCAATGCGGTTAAACCTACTGATGGTTTCTATGAGCAAGACATTATGACCAAACGTCCAGAGCAACTATCTATCGCTCAGTTTGTTGAACTAACAAACATGGTTGAGGAACAGTTGAAGATTATTGGACAATAA
- a CDS encoding CdaR family protein, whose protein sequence is MKTSKSLHTFSTFRNFLLRIFNKEFLVFLFFLVLSGGFWLIMTLNETYEREFSIPFRMTDVPRNVVITSDLDSVVRFTVRDKGYMIAYYELDNTFRPIVIDYRLYNDGQSKGNIPVNDIQRQIYPQLSKSSKITMVKNGKFSFSFNFGRHKKVPVRLLGTVSPGDNYYLARVDFIPDSVQVYATRNVLDSIQTVYTERQQLTNFTDVKELTVDLRKFTNAKCIPSRVKMKLYPDVLTEESVEVPIEAINMPNDKVLRTFPSKVKVNFVVGANRMRSMPKNAETKELLPVGFRVVVNYEDLQKSHSEKCPIYILNSPNGVRNVRPAINTVDYLIEQR, encoded by the coding sequence ATGAAAACGAGTAAATCGCTTCATACATTCAGTACATTCAGGAACTTCTTGTTGAGAATCTTCAACAAGGAGTTCTTGGTTTTTTTGTTTTTCTTGGTATTGAGTGGTGGATTCTGGTTGATTATGACACTGAACGAAACATACGAGCGTGAGTTTAGTATTCCCTTTCGTATGACTGACGTACCTCGTAATGTGGTCATTACCAGCGATCTTGATTCTGTTGTCCGCTTTACGGTGAGAGACAAGGGATATATGATAGCGTATTATGAACTTGATAATACTTTTCGTCCTATCGTTATTGATTATAGGCTCTATAATGATGGTCAGAGTAAGGGAAACATACCTGTTAATGATATTCAACGACAGATTTACCCTCAATTGTCCAAGAGCTCAAAGATAACGATGGTTAAGAATGGTAAGTTCTCATTCTCTTTCAACTTTGGTCGTCATAAGAAAGTGCCTGTACGCCTTTTAGGAACAGTCTCTCCAGGTGATAACTATTATCTTGCTCGTGTAGATTTCATTCCAGATAGCGTTCAGGTCTATGCAACTCGAAACGTGTTGGATAGTATTCAGACTGTTTACACTGAGCGACAGCAGCTAACCAACTTTACAGATGTCAAGGAGTTGACGGTTGATCTTCGTAAGTTTACGAATGCAAAGTGTATCCCATCACGGGTAAAGATGAAACTCTATCCCGATGTGCTAACAGAAGAGAGTGTTGAGGTTCCTATTGAAGCGATTAATATGCCTAACGATAAGGTGTTGCGTACTTTCCCAAGTAAGGTAAAGGTAAACTTTGTGGTGGGAGCCAATCGTATGCGTTCAATGCCGAAGAATGCAGAGACAAAGGAACTTCTCCCTGTAGGCTTTCGTGTTGTGGTTAATTATGAGGATTTACAGAAAAGTCATTCTGAGAAATGTCCTATCTATATCCTTAATTCTCCCAATGGCGTACGTAATGTGCGCCCAGCAATTAACACTGTTGATTACTTGATAGAACAGCGATGA
- a CDS encoding GAF domain-containing protein — MTRKEQYNQLILQIAGLIRDETNLVGILANVSAALHDTFPERFFWVGFYLQENGNMLRLGPFQGSVACYVIPFGKGVCGKAWEEGCTLIVPDVEKFPGHIACSSLSRSEIVVPMYDDSHTFRGVLDIDSTQLNDFNEDDKEGLERIIKLLMAETHDLFQ; from the coding sequence ATGACAAGAAAAGAACAATATAACCAACTCATACTACAGATTGCCGGACTTATTAGGGATGAAACAAACCTTGTGGGTATCTTAGCAAATGTGTCAGCAGCACTGCATGACACCTTTCCAGAGCGTTTCTTTTGGGTAGGCTTTTATCTCCAAGAGAATGGAAATATGTTGAGATTAGGTCCTTTTCAGGGGTCAGTAGCCTGCTACGTCATCCCATTCGGTAAGGGTGTCTGTGGGAAGGCATGGGAAGAAGGATGCACCCTCATTGTTCCCGATGTAGAGAAATTCCCCGGACACATTGCCTGTAGTAGTCTTTCCCGCAGCGAGATTGTTGTTCCGATGTATGATGACTCACATACTTTCCGTGGTGTACTCGACATTGATAGTACCCAGCTCAACGACTTCAACGAAGACGATAAAGAAGGTTTGGAACGTATCATCAAACTACTAATGGCAGAAACACATGACCTCTTCCAATAG
- a CDS encoding 50S ribosomal protein L25/general stress protein Ctc: MKEIKVTGQKRADLGKKASKQLRKEGLIPCNLYGEAQKDGKPVAFSFTAPMSELRKLVYTPHIYVVELIIDGERRTAVLKELQFHPVTDALLHVDFYEVNDQKPIVMGVPVKLVGLAQGVRDGGRMNLSIRKINVKAPYQQIPEHLDINVTELRLGKSIKVGELSFEGLELVTPKEVVVCSIKATRNSIQAAQAAAAAEA; the protein is encoded by the coding sequence ATGAAAGAAATCAAAGTAACAGGTCAGAAGCGTGCAGACCTTGGAAAGAAAGCTTCAAAGCAGCTCCGTAAGGAAGGTTTAATCCCATGTAACCTCTATGGTGAGGCACAGAAGGACGGCAAGCCAGTTGCCTTCTCATTCACTGCTCCTATGTCTGAGTTGCGTAAATTGGTTTACACACCACACATCTACGTTGTAGAGTTGATTATTGATGGTGAGAGACGTACTGCAGTTCTTAAGGAACTCCAGTTCCACCCAGTAACAGACGCTCTGCTTCACGTAGATTTCTACGAGGTGAACGACCAGAAGCCAATCGTTATGGGTGTACCAGTTAAGCTCGTTGGTTTGGCGCAGGGTGTTCGCGATGGTGGTCGTATGAACCTGTCTATCCGTAAGATTAACGTTAAGGCTCCTTATCAACAGATTCCAGAGCACCTCGATATCAACGTTACTGAACTTCGTCTTGGTAAGAGTATCAAGGTTGGCGAGTTGAGTTTCGAGGGTCTTGAGTTGGTAACTCCGAAAGAGGTTGTAGTTTGCTCTATCAAGGCTACACGTAACTCTATCCAGGCTGCACAGGCTGCAGCTGCTGCTGAGGCATAG